A single window of Candidatus Rhabdochlamydia oedothoracis DNA harbors:
- a CDS encoding elongation factor P produces MITGNQISPGMILFIDGKMYKVESCVKVTVAKDNPFMKTILKDLLTEEMSEKNFKLNQVVADAAPLERSLEYLYLEKENYLFLDIGNLEQVLVPSQIIGDKVNYLKESTSLKAVFYGDTAFSIELPQFLELVVLKTEEMESALKMTNSTKIALLETGAKIEVPVFIESGDIIKIDTQTNEYIQRV; encoded by the coding sequence ATGATAACAGGCAATCAAATTTCTCCCGGGATGATTCTCTTTATTGATGGTAAAATGTATAAAGTAGAGTCCTGTGTTAAGGTAACCGTTGCTAAAGATAATCCTTTTATGAAAACAATACTAAAAGATCTTTTGACAGAAGAGATGTCGGAGAAAAATTTTAAACTCAATCAAGTTGTAGCAGATGCTGCTCCCCTTGAGCGATCCCTAGAATACCTATATCTGGAAAAAGAAAATTATTTGTTCCTTGATATAGGAAATTTAGAACAGGTTTTAGTTCCCTCTCAGATTATTGGTGATAAAGTAAATTATTTAAAAGAAAGCACCTCTTTAAAAGCTGTATTCTATGGCGATACTGCTTTTTCTATTGAATTGCCTCAGTTCTTAGAACTTGTTGTGCTTAAAACAGAAGAAATGGAATCGGCATTAAAAATGACTAATTCTACAAAAATAGCTTTATTAGAAACCGGGGCTAAAATTGAAGTGCCTGTTTTTATCGAATCTGGAGATATTATAAAGATAGATACACAAACAAATGAATACATTCAGAGAGTTTAA
- the accB gene encoding acetyl-CoA carboxylase biotin carboxyl carrier protein, whose protein sequence is MDLKEIKDLMTAMRKTGIQKLIIKKKEGDELQLETQVSSNISSVGFPSTEQNKEQTFFHSPPIHSSENHSPLVKEEKPGQHITAPLVGTIYHSASPDDEPFVKVGDMVKEDTVLCIIEAMKVMNEVKAGRSGKIAEILVENGHPVEFGTKMFRIV, encoded by the coding sequence GTGGATCTTAAGGAAATTAAAGATTTGATGACTGCTATGCGAAAAACAGGCATCCAGAAACTGATCATTAAAAAAAAAGAAGGGGATGAGCTGCAGCTAGAAACGCAAGTTAGCTCCAATATATCGTCTGTTGGCTTCCCATCTACAGAGCAAAATAAAGAGCAGACTTTTTTCCATTCTCCTCCCATACATTCATCAGAAAATCATTCTCCTCTTGTAAAAGAAGAAAAACCAGGGCAACATATTACAGCTCCTCTAGTAGGTACGATTTATCACTCTGCTTCACCAGACGACGAGCCATTTGTCAAAGTAGGAGATATGGTCAAAGAGGATACAGTTCTCTGTATTATTGAAGCAATGAAGGTTATGAATGAGGTGAAAGCAGGAAGAAGCGGCAAGATTGCAGAAATTCTTGTAGAAAACGGACATCCCGTAGAATTTGGAACCAAAATGTTCCGCATTGTATAA
- a CDS encoding gluconeogenesis factor YvcK family protein encodes MKKVVIIGGGTGNFTVLRGLKDYPVNLSAIVSMADDGGSTGILRDELGVLPPGDVRQCLIALSNSSNMMRSLMNYRFENGGLEGHSFGNLLLSALEKVTGSFEKAVEEMGKILFIKGKVIPVTTHQVRLKMLLSNRKLLEGEREVYLSHEIDQGYKSIYLEPFPKANPYAIDEIINADVIVLGPGGLHTSLIPNLLVEGLSVALCASTAKKVFVVNLMNRKGQTTGFKVSNYLEEIVRFIGKDIFDYILVNNEPPPEELIEVYSDEGQIVENDLKDDRIIASPLLGGPKEIPKKDLLKRSLIRHDSKKLAQELIKIVNYL; translated from the coding sequence GGTAACTTTACCGTGTTAAGGGGATTAAAAGATTATCCTGTTAATTTAAGTGCTATTGTTTCTATGGCTGATGATGGGGGAAGCACGGGAATCTTGCGAGATGAACTAGGGGTGCTGCCTCCTGGAGATGTCAGACAGTGTTTAATCGCTCTTTCAAACTCTTCTAATATGATGCGCTCTTTAATGAATTATCGTTTTGAAAACGGGGGATTAGAAGGGCATAGCTTTGGAAATCTTCTTCTTTCTGCTCTAGAGAAGGTAACAGGTAGTTTTGAGAAAGCTGTGGAAGAAATGGGTAAAATTTTATTTATCAAAGGTAAGGTTATTCCTGTGACCACTCATCAGGTGCGTTTAAAAATGCTTTTAAGCAATCGGAAATTACTAGAAGGAGAAAGAGAAGTATATCTTTCTCATGAGATTGATCAAGGATATAAAAGCATTTATTTAGAACCTTTTCCTAAAGCAAACCCCTATGCAATTGATGAAATTATCAATGCCGATGTGATTGTTTTAGGCCCGGGGGGACTTCATACTTCTTTAATTCCTAATTTACTCGTCGAAGGACTAAGCGTAGCTCTTTGCGCTTCTACCGCAAAAAAAGTATTTGTGGTGAATTTAATGAATCGTAAAGGACAAACCACCGGATTTAAAGTTAGCAATTATTTAGAAGAAATCGTTCGTTTTATTGGAAAAGACATTTTTGATTATATTTTAGTTAATAATGAGCCCCCTCCTGAGGAATTAATAGAGGTCTATTCCGATGAGGGTCAAATTGTAGAAAATGATTTAAAAGATGATCGAATTATCGCTTCTCCTCTTTTAGGGGGACCAAAAGAAATTCCTAAAAAAGACTTGTTAAAAAGAAGCCTTATTCGCCACGATTCTAAAAAATTAGCACAAGAGTTGATAAAAATTGTTAATTATCTTTGA
- a CDS encoding HAD family hydrolase has protein sequence MLIIFDLDDTLVKTSDCITHVLLERSLRAMVNKGFKAQNFYQTLFLLRELNKQASNAEEALKEFIVIMREDLEFINIGKEQLTNFTLDMPIFPLELAVETLHLLKRKKHSLCLVTIGKDSLQRQKLEKSGIDPILFSKIVVSEDRNKKPHYERLLAEFDYSPEQVMVCGDRISLDLEPAIQLNCKTVHVLCGRGLSAKEKTSKAKITYRISSLVELGDLRELR, from the coding sequence TTGTTAATTATCTTTGATCTTGATGATACACTAGTTAAAACATCTGATTGTATTACACATGTATTGCTCGAACGTAGTTTGCGTGCAATGGTAAATAAAGGTTTTAAAGCACAGAACTTTTATCAGACACTTTTTCTTTTAAGAGAGCTTAATAAGCAAGCTTCAAATGCGGAAGAAGCTTTAAAAGAATTTATTGTCATTATGCGTGAAGATCTTGAATTTATCAATATCGGCAAGGAGCAACTCACTAATTTTACATTAGATATGCCTATTTTCCCCTTAGAATTAGCTGTTGAAACCCTGCATTTATTAAAGAGAAAAAAGCACAGTTTGTGTTTGGTAACAATAGGAAAAGATTCTTTACAAAGGCAAAAACTAGAAAAATCTGGTATTGATCCAATTCTTTTTAGTAAGATTGTTGTATCTGAAGATAGGAATAAAAAGCCTCATTACGAAAGGCTTTTAGCAGAATTTGACTATAGCCCAGAGCAAGTAATGGTTTGTGGGGATCGCATCTCTTTGGATCTTGAACCAGCGATACAATTAAACTGTAAAACAGTACATGTATTATGTGGTAGAGGCTTAAGCGCTAAAGAAAAAACATCTAAAGCTAAAATTACTTATCGCATTTCGAGTTTAGTAGAACTGGGCGACTTAAGAGAGTTGAGATAA